In Aptenodytes patagonicus chromosome 6, bAptPat1.pri.cur, whole genome shotgun sequence, one genomic interval encodes:
- the RBP2 gene encoding retinol-binding protein 2, protein MPADYNGTWEMETNENFEGYMVALDIDFATRKIAKHLKQTKEIIQDGDDFKTKTLSTFRNYELNYTVGKEFEEHTKGLDNRVLKTLVTWDGDKLVCVQKGEKKNRGWKHWIEGDLLHLELTCEDQVCHQIFKKKN, encoded by the exons ATGCCTGCTGATTACAATGGGACGTGGGAAATGGAAACCAATGAAAACTTTGAAGGCTACATGGTTGCTTTAG ATATTGATTTTGCGACTCGTAAGATTGCAAAACACTTGAAACAAACAAAGGAGATTATTCAAGATGGagatgattttaaaacaaaaacactcaGTACTTTCAGAAACTATGAACTGAATTACACTGTGGGAAAGGAGTTTGAAGAACATACCAAAGGACTGGATAACCGAGTGTTAAAG ACACTAGTGACCTGGGATGGTGACAAACTGGTATGTGTTcagaaaggtgaaaagaaaaacaggggcTGGAAGCACTGGATTGAAGGAGACCTACTGCATCTG GAACTGACATGTGAAGACCAGGTGTGccatcagatatttaaaaagaaaaactaa